The Fulvivirga maritima genome segment GGGTGAAATCATAATATCCTGGCTGTTCTATTCCTCTTCCAGTAGCGGAAAGGTTGCCACTCATTACATCTTGGAAAGGAACGCTGTAGTAAGTAAATCCACCTTCACTACCCTGAATAGCAAGCGAAAGCACATAGTCACCTGCAGGACCTGATGGGGTATTATCGTCATCATCATCACTGCAAGCTGTCATCAGAAATGCAGCGCTGGCTGCGAGTAAACTGAAAGCAAACTGCTTCATTCTTCTCATCGAAATCATATTTAAGTTAAATTTATATAGTGTAATCAATTATCGTCCGATTGCGTATCTAAGCTTAATGTAAAAAGCTCTACCAGGTTTCTGCAAATAGTATTTGTCATAAAGTCTGGCATCTGTCAGATTTCTGCACTCCAAGCTTATATTGTAAGTTTCATCCTTAAGGCTGTAGGCTAATTCTACGTTGTGAGATGACTGTGCAGGAATTACCGTTTTGCTATCAGCAGATCCATATTTAGCCCAGCTTAAAAAGTATTCTTTATTAAAATTGTAGAAATAGCTGATGCGAAGAGTGTTATTCATGTCAAGTAAAGCAGAAGGGGTAAAAACCGCTCTGGCATTTCCGAATAAATAAGGAGTATTTGGTAGTCTGTATCCTTTATTGAAATTGGTTTGCCATCCTGAATAGTCATTATAAACCCGGTCTGCCTGGTCTGTAATGTTTTGATAAGTAATGCTGGCGCCAAGATTCAATAAATTTTTCCATTGATAATCTATAGACCCTTCCACACCCAGCGTTCTTATTTTGGCCAGGTTACTGTAGTTTGTTTCAGGACTTGAAACCGTTACTACCTGATAAATTAGATTGTCAGCATTTCTGTAAACGAAGTTACTTTCCACAGTAATATGGTGATCTTTTCCTATATGCAAACCCAAGTTGGCGCCCACATTAAGATTACTACTTTCTTCTGGTTGCAGATCTGAATTAGCTGAAACGAAATTACCATCACCAAATACTTCATTAGCTGAAGGCAATCTATAAGACTTTTCATAAGAAGCCTTTAACTGAAGTTGAGGAAGCAGGAAGTAAGAAGTGGCTAAGCCGTAGCCAAATGTCTCTGAACTAGCTTTATATATGCTAGTAGTTTCTTCATTACCTGTAGACGTTGATTGCTGATTAGTTTCCAGATTTAGAAAGTAGCCTTTACCAAATAGGGTGGTACTCCACTTTTTGTTAGGTTGAAATTTATAAGCCATGCCCAGTACATGTTTATTCAAGATGCCGGGAAGGTCGTTAGATGGATCATTTGGGTGCTCATAATCATAGCTTTCTCTGTGATAGTTTTGAAAGGCATAGTTAAGAGCTAAAGAGTGCTTATTGGTAATAGCATACCCCAGGTTGAGCTGGTTGGTAAATTCGCGAATTTTAAACTCCAGATCATTGGCCTGACCGTTTTCTGCAGGCTGACCTCGGGGAATGGTTTCTCCTAACCAGTTATAATATACTCCGCTTAGGGTATCTATATTATTGGTTTCTGTGAAGTTGAAAGAACTGTTTAGACTTAAGTTTAACTTGGGAATGAAAATATTTTCTTTGTTGTATTTGAGTGTCGGTATAATTGATTTACTATCTCTTGTTATCGCTCCAAAGGGCTGAGCCATAATAGCTCCATTTTGAATTTCTTTATCATCACCAGATACAATTACCCCTAACAGAAGTTGATCAGCATATTTTTTATTAACTACCCCTGCTTCAATTTTTGCGGTGGCTGATTCATAGGCATCATGAAAGCGCTTGGTGTTGGTTCGGTAAAGCACATTTCCGTTAGCATCAGTAATTGGCACATTCACTTCATAATCATTATCAGAGTAATTATAGATAAGGCTACCTCTGGCGGTAAATCCTGTTTTTTTATTAGTATGCGCTCCGTTAATGCTTACTCTGTGTGTATTAAATGAGCCGAACGAATATGAGGCATCAAGAAAATTACTGTTTTGCTTAGTGATAATATTAATAGCACCGCCGAGAGCATCAGTACCTAGCCACACAGGCACAACTCCTTTATAGACTTCTATTCTTTCTATGGCATTAACAGGTATGCTGCTTAAGCTTAAAGAAGATCCAAAGTTATTCATGGGTATACCATCTAAGAAAAACTTTACCTGATCTCCGGAGAAACCGTTCAATGAAAAGCTGAGAGAAGATCCTAGTCCTCCTTCTTCTAAAACCCTTACTCCGGGGAGTCTGTTAAGAACATCTTTGGCATCAGCGGTGGTGTTTTGTAGATTTTTGGTGGAAATGGTAGATATGCTATAAGCCTGCTCTGTCACTTCCTGAGTAATGGATTTGCCTACTATTTCAAGCTCATCCATTTCTAAAGTTTCTTCTTCTAAAGAAATGTTGATTTCCTGATTGGAACCAGCTTTTATCTCTAATGGCTTCTCCTGAGCCTTATATCCCATAAAGCTTATGAGCAAAGTGTACGAGCCTGCATTGATGTTCTTTAACGCATAATTGCCATCAATATCTGTAATGGTTCCCTTGTTAGAGTTTTTTATGACTACGGCTACTCCAGGTAATGGATCATTAGCAGTAGTTACATGGCCGTGAATAGATCCTTTAGAACTGTTTTGTGAAAAAAACAGATTGACTAAGACCTAATAAAAAAATCAAATAAAAAGCTCTCAAGACTAGCGACAATTAATTTAGATTAAATATAAATTGCCGCAAATGTATGGGAAAAAATAAGCCTGAAAAACTATTTAGACTAAATCTAAGTAGGTGAAGGCGTTAATTTTAGCACGATACGGAAGAAGTTTTATTTAATATTTTATTAATACAAACTTAATCTGCTGAGTAAACATAATCATCACAAGGAGACAGTCTTAGCGGTCACAGAGTAGTCAGTTTTATATTTATAGTAAACGTAGCCTTTATAAGTATCTTTAGCGTATTGAGTATTTATAATTGAAATAACCTGATCATGTAACTCGTTAAATGCCTTATCTGAAGAGTATTGTTCATTAAGGATTATAGTAATTTCTAAATAAGCCTTATCTGGCTGACCTATTATTTTATTATAGGCTAGTACTGATACTACTGCATCATCGGGCAACTTACTTTTAAGCTGTAATTCAAGAAGACCTACCTTACTTATGTCATAAGAGGTGGGCACAGGCTTAGTTTGAAAATCTCCCGCATATTCCTGCAATGAACGTAATGGCCAAGACATCAACAGTACCAAACCGTAAGATAGTAAAAGAGCGGTTCCCAGCTGTCCATAATTAATGGTGTTATTATGATTCTCTTTATCATACACTACTACTTCAGTACCAGCTACCAGGTCGCCTAATCTTCTTTTAGGGTTGGCCAGAGTAATAATTACTTCTATAGGCCAAAAAATGATAAATATATTTCGTACAAAGCACCGTAGGGGAGAAGCAATCTTACCAGTTTTGTAATTAATCACCTGCAGGCCTAAAATCCTTTTGGCT includes the following:
- a CDS encoding RDD family protein, coding for MSTNIMNDKPNTGIRIASMFVDHILMGFIMSLCSIPYMSNMMANIFKNHSYTPIDFNHPFFYVVLFGMSLYFSKDAISGRSLAKRILGLQVINYKTGKIASPLRCFVRNIFIIFWPIEVIITLANPKRRLGDLVAGTEVVVYDKENHNNTINYGQLGTALLLSYGLVLLMSWPLRSLQEYAGDFQTKPVPTSYDISKVGLLELQLKSKLPDDAVVSVLAYNKIIGQPDKAYLEITIILNEQYSSDKAFNELHDQVISIINTQYAKDTYKGYVYYKYKTDYSVTAKTVSL
- a CDS encoding TonB-dependent receptor, with the translated sequence MFFSQNSSKGSIHGHVTTANDPLPGVAVVIKNSNKGTITDIDGNYALKNINAGSYTLLISFMGYKAQEKPLEIKAGSNQEINISLEEETLEMDELEIVGKSITQEVTEQAYSISTISTKNLQNTTADAKDVLNRLPGVRVLEEGGLGSSLSFSLNGFSGDQVKFFLDGIPMNNFGSSLSLSSIPVNAIERIEVYKGVVPVWLGTDALGGAINIITKQNSNFLDASYSFGSFNTHRVSINGAHTNKKTGFTARGSLIYNYSDNDYEVNVPITDANGNVLYRTNTKRFHDAYESATAKIEAGVVNKKYADQLLLGVIVSGDDKEIQNGAIMAQPFGAITRDSKSIIPTLKYNKENIFIPKLNLSLNSSFNFTETNNIDTLSGVYYNWLGETIPRGQPAENGQANDLEFKIREFTNQLNLGYAITNKHSLALNYAFQNYHRESYDYEHPNDPSNDLPGILNKHVLGMAYKFQPNKKWSTTLFGKGYFLNLETNQQSTSTGNEETTSIYKASSETFGYGLATSYFLLPQLQLKASYEKSYRLPSANEVFGDGNFVSANSDLQPEESSNLNVGANLGLHIGKDHHITVESNFVYRNADNLIYQVVTVSSPETNYSNLAKIRTLGVEGSIDYQWKNLLNLGASITYQNITDQADRVYNDYSGWQTNFNKGYRLPNTPYLFGNARAVFTPSALLDMNNTLRISYFYNFNKEYFLSWAKYGSADSKTVIPAQSSHNVELAYSLKDETYNISLECRNLTDARLYDKYYLQKPGRAFYIKLRYAIGR